The Drosophila mauritiana strain mau12 chromosome 2R, ASM438214v1, whole genome shotgun sequence genome has a segment encoding these proteins:
- the LOC117136405 gene encoding locomotion-related protein Hikaru genki isoform X1, translating into MWSRQRMRHKPLWALISLTVLLLVLDKSNANTEPVETSTTSEPDASPGCRAPDVRFTIVKPEATTEQPLAKFETTQIYLPEDFTTADVEFVDSVPRHPNENHAAVINPYSLDLGDDHLHVGDAAASLVGDDDLGDEDEDHHGDPEDKRLNANRKQGKRRRAGSGRRRRIENENGQTGRGRGSRYKRHAILHDTEASPETDRWAGSKLAAEGDVYYVHIADILKSREPNRELKSKLHKLKMKARLNKCLAEGGKEKCTRLLKKKPKKKVVEKEQSLKKEKKFPKAEQSKKKVPENGQTPKEDELELDQPETAAHHRRRGDSHAAELDQRDRSPRWRRRRSTEFKGDLGQLPPESGIGPEPEPLADQDLKDLQQYGNQSSSARVALLWQRVKRKSGKTTGALSRPKGGGDSSSKTTSRKDKGIYDEEAGYTPIHPDDPEFDEEEEEDEEVDILQQFTEVSEIRFPGEIGPMGDRRLCKIRCVKGKWVGPLCATNEEDDNGNVKFQPLYKSCHVNRIPSHLLLSYRNISVTPIPPNRGWRKTRLSKSTLLSNTEINVGWDLPHGHSLQARCQELGIYKLLGESRVLCSNGLWAPRMPSCVPTTVLTNYSEDSAPSIRIKIFNGSHSFEPSGVMAVPPHSTVLMDCMYPRVRGTPEWSWTSWYMQYSTGWSPAQEEKAVRYRLSIKNIENNDSGTFTCTSPRGLTNSIAVVVATSTCPQLTEPLAPLKLRLEGNKLGQRAHYECPEGFRLDGAWNATCLASGNWSSPTPTCHAIQCPRLELDDPHLSLIELNTSAWGRAVFKCQWGFKLTGPAQLDCEPSGVWSGPVPRCKVIQCVMPVAPLNGRIGGTSLSQRRLTVGALVTFSCNDGHSLVGESSIICTENGQWSHSPPFCKSQCPYPGDPPNGLIAPLKFNYDAGDYLSVQCRPGFVQSYEGPPERPKCQPDGRWSGPMPKCKSYEEV; encoded by the exons ATGTGGAGCAGGCAGCGAATGCGCCATAAGCCGCTTTGGGCCCTAATATCCTTGACCGTTttgctgctggtcctggaCAAAAGCAATGCCAACACGGAGCCCGTCGAGACCAGCACCACATCCGAGCCAG ATGCCTCGCCAGGCTGTCGGGCGCCGGATGTGCGCTTCACGATTGTCAAGCCGGAAGCGACGACGGAGCAGCCGCTGGCCAAATTCGAGACCACGCAGATCTACCTGCCGGAGGACTTCACCACGGCGGATGTGGAGTTCGTGGACTCTGTGCCGCGTCACCCCAACGAGAACCATGCGGCCGTAATCAATCCGTACTCCCTGGACCTGGGCGACGACCACTTGCATGTGGGCGATGCGGCCGCCAGTTTGGTTGGCGACGATGATCTGGgtgacgaggacgaggaccaCCACGGGGACCCGGAGGATAAGCGCTTAAATGCCAATCGAAAGCAGGGCAAACGAAGGCGCGCGGGCTCAGGCCGTCGGCGGAGGATTGAGAATGAAAATGGACAGACAGGCAGGGGTCGTGGCAGTCGATATAAGCGGCATGCCATCCTCCATGACACGGAAGCCTCACCGGAAACGGATCGCTGGGCGGGCAGCAAGCTGGCAGCCGAGGGAGATGTGTACTATGTCCACATAGCCGATATCCTGAAGAGCCGTGAGCCAAATCGTGAATTGAAATCGAAGCTGCACAAGCTCAAAATGAAGGCCAGATTGAACAAGTGCCTGGCGGAGGGTGGCAAGGAGAAGTGCACAAGGCTCCTCAAGAAGAAGCCCAAGAAGAAGGTCGTCGAGAAGGAGCAGAGCCTGAAGAAGGAGAAGAAGTTCCCCAAGGCAGAACAGTCCAAGAAAAAGGTACCCGAGAACGGACAAACGCCAAAGGAGGACGAACTGGAACTGGACCAGCCGGAGACCGCTGCTCATCACCGCCGCCGCGGGGACAGTCACGCTGCAGAGCTCGACCAGCGTGACCGGAGCCCGCGATGGCGCCGCCGGCGCAGCACCGAGTTCAAGGGCGATCTCGGCCAGCTGCCACCGGAGTCCGGAATCGGGCCGGAGCCGGAACCGCTAGCGGATCAGGATCTGAAGGATCTACAGCAGTACGGAAATCAGTCGAGCAGTGCACGAGTGGCCCTGTTGTGGCAACGTGTTAAGCGCAAGTCCGGCAAGACCACGGGTGCACTGAGCCGTCCGAAGGGTGGTGGCGACTCCAGCTCCAAGACCACCAGTCGCAAGGACAAGG GTATCTACGACGAGGAGGCTGGCTACACGCCCATCCATCCAGACGACCCGGAGttcgacgaggaggaggaggaggacgaggaggtCGACATCCTGCAGCAGTTCACCGAGGTGTCGGAGATCCGCTTCCCGGGCGAGATCGGACCCATGGGCGATCGGCGGCTGTGCAAGATCCGCTGCGTCAAGGGCAAGTGGGTGGGTCCGTTGTGCGCCACCAACGAGGAGG ACGATAATGGGAATGTGAAGTTCCAGCCGCTCTACAAGAGCTGCCACGTGAACCGGATACCATCGCACTTGCTGCTCAGCTACCGCAACATTTCAGTG ACACCGATCCCACCAAATCGCGGCTGGCGTAAAACGCGATTATCCAAATCGACACTTCTCTCAAATACAGAAATT AATGTGGGATGGGATCTGCCGCACGGACACTCGCTGCAGGCGCGCTGCCAGGAGCTGGGCATCTACAAGCTCCTGGGAGAGTCCAGGGTCCTCTGCTCCAACGGCCTGTGGGCTCCGCGGATGCCCAGCTGCGTCCCCACCACGGTGCTGACTAACTACTCGGAGGACAGCGCCCCCTCGATCCGCATAAAGATCTTCAATGGCTCCCACTCCTTTGAGCCATCCGGCGTCATGGCCGTTCCGCCGCACAGCACAGTGCTCATGGACTGCATGTATCCGAGGGTTAGGGGCACTCCGGAGTGGAGCTGGACCAGCTGGTACATGCAGTATTCCACAG GATGGTCTCCTGCCCAGGAGGAGAAAGCGGTGCGCTACCGGCTGAGCATCAAGAATATCGAGAACAACGACTCCGGCACCTTCACCTGCACCTCACCGCGCGGACTGACCAACAGCATTGCCGTCGTGGTGGCCACTTCGACGTGTCCGCAGCTGACAGAGCCGCTGGCGCCGCTCAAGCTGCGCCTCGAGGGCAACAAGCTGGGCCAGCGGGCGCACTACGAGTGCCCCGAGGGCTTCCGGCTGGACGGCGCCTGGAACGCCACCTGCCTGGCCTCCGGCAATTGGTCATCGCCGACGCCGACCTGCCATGCCATTCAGTGTCCGCGTCTGGAGCTGGACGACCCGCACCTCAGCCTGATCGAGCTGAACACCTCGGCATGGGGGCGGGCGGTGTTCAAATGCCAGTGGGGCTTCAAGCTGACCGGACCGGCGCAGCTGGACTGTGAGCCGTCGGGCGTCTGGAGTGGCCCCGTACCGCGTTGCAAAG TCATTCAGTGCGTGATGCCAGTGGCGCCGCTCAACGGGCGCATCGGGGGCACCAGCCTGAGCCAGAGGCGCCTCACCGTGGGCGCCCTGGTCACGTTCAGCTGCAACGACGGGCACAGCCTGGTGGGCGAGTCGAGCATCATCTGCACGGAGAACGGACAGTGGTCGCACTCGCCGCCATTTT GCAAATCGCAGTGCCCCTATCCCGGCGATCCGCCCAACGGGCTGATAGCGCCGctcaagttcaactacgacgCCGGAGACTACCTGAGTGTCCAGTGCCGGCCCGGATTTGTCCAGAGTTACGAGGGTCCGCCCGAGCGGCCCAAATGCCAGCCGGATGGCCGGTGGTCCGGTCCGATGCCGAAGTGCAAGAGCTACGAGGAGGTGTAA
- the LOC117136405 gene encoding locomotion-related protein Hikaru genki isoform X2, producing the protein MWSRQRMRHKPLWALISLTVLLLVLDKSNANTEPVETSTTSEPDASPGCRAPDVRFTIVKPEATTEQPLAKFETTQIYLPEDFTTADVEFVDSVPRHPNENHAAVINPYSLDLGDDHLHVGDAAASLVGDDDLGDEDEDHHGDPEDKRLNANRKQGKRRRAGSGRRRRIENENGQTGRGRGSRYKRHAILHDTEASPETDRWAGSKLAAEGDVYYVHIADILKSREPNRELKSKLHKLKMKARLNKCLAEGGKEKCTRLLKKKPKKKVVEKEQSLKKEKKFPKAEQSKKKVPENGQTPKEDELELDQPETAAHHRRRGDSHAAELDQRDRSPRWRRRRSTEFKGDLGQLPPESGIGPEPEPLADQDLKDLQQYGNQSSSARVALLWQRVKRKSGKTTGALSRPKGGGDSSSKTTSRKDKGIYDEEAGYTPIHPDDPEFDEEEEEDEEVDILQQFTEVSEIRFPGEIGPMGDRRLCKIRCVKGKWVGPLCATNEEDDNGNVKFQPLYKSCHVNRIPSHLLLSYRNISVNVGWDLPHGHSLQARCQELGIYKLLGESRVLCSNGLWAPRMPSCVPTTVLTNYSEDSAPSIRIKIFNGSHSFEPSGVMAVPPHSTVLMDCMYPRVRGTPEWSWTSWYMQYSTGWSPAQEEKAVRYRLSIKNIENNDSGTFTCTSPRGLTNSIAVVVATSTCPQLTEPLAPLKLRLEGNKLGQRAHYECPEGFRLDGAWNATCLASGNWSSPTPTCHAIQCPRLELDDPHLSLIELNTSAWGRAVFKCQWGFKLTGPAQLDCEPSGVWSGPVPRCKVIQCVMPVAPLNGRIGGTSLSQRRLTVGALVTFSCNDGHSLVGESSIICTENGQWSHSPPFCKSQCPYPGDPPNGLIAPLKFNYDAGDYLSVQCRPGFVQSYEGPPERPKCQPDGRWSGPMPKCKSYEEV; encoded by the exons ATGTGGAGCAGGCAGCGAATGCGCCATAAGCCGCTTTGGGCCCTAATATCCTTGACCGTTttgctgctggtcctggaCAAAAGCAATGCCAACACGGAGCCCGTCGAGACCAGCACCACATCCGAGCCAG ATGCCTCGCCAGGCTGTCGGGCGCCGGATGTGCGCTTCACGATTGTCAAGCCGGAAGCGACGACGGAGCAGCCGCTGGCCAAATTCGAGACCACGCAGATCTACCTGCCGGAGGACTTCACCACGGCGGATGTGGAGTTCGTGGACTCTGTGCCGCGTCACCCCAACGAGAACCATGCGGCCGTAATCAATCCGTACTCCCTGGACCTGGGCGACGACCACTTGCATGTGGGCGATGCGGCCGCCAGTTTGGTTGGCGACGATGATCTGGgtgacgaggacgaggaccaCCACGGGGACCCGGAGGATAAGCGCTTAAATGCCAATCGAAAGCAGGGCAAACGAAGGCGCGCGGGCTCAGGCCGTCGGCGGAGGATTGAGAATGAAAATGGACAGACAGGCAGGGGTCGTGGCAGTCGATATAAGCGGCATGCCATCCTCCATGACACGGAAGCCTCACCGGAAACGGATCGCTGGGCGGGCAGCAAGCTGGCAGCCGAGGGAGATGTGTACTATGTCCACATAGCCGATATCCTGAAGAGCCGTGAGCCAAATCGTGAATTGAAATCGAAGCTGCACAAGCTCAAAATGAAGGCCAGATTGAACAAGTGCCTGGCGGAGGGTGGCAAGGAGAAGTGCACAAGGCTCCTCAAGAAGAAGCCCAAGAAGAAGGTCGTCGAGAAGGAGCAGAGCCTGAAGAAGGAGAAGAAGTTCCCCAAGGCAGAACAGTCCAAGAAAAAGGTACCCGAGAACGGACAAACGCCAAAGGAGGACGAACTGGAACTGGACCAGCCGGAGACCGCTGCTCATCACCGCCGCCGCGGGGACAGTCACGCTGCAGAGCTCGACCAGCGTGACCGGAGCCCGCGATGGCGCCGCCGGCGCAGCACCGAGTTCAAGGGCGATCTCGGCCAGCTGCCACCGGAGTCCGGAATCGGGCCGGAGCCGGAACCGCTAGCGGATCAGGATCTGAAGGATCTACAGCAGTACGGAAATCAGTCGAGCAGTGCACGAGTGGCCCTGTTGTGGCAACGTGTTAAGCGCAAGTCCGGCAAGACCACGGGTGCACTGAGCCGTCCGAAGGGTGGTGGCGACTCCAGCTCCAAGACCACCAGTCGCAAGGACAAGG GTATCTACGACGAGGAGGCTGGCTACACGCCCATCCATCCAGACGACCCGGAGttcgacgaggaggaggaggaggacgaggaggtCGACATCCTGCAGCAGTTCACCGAGGTGTCGGAGATCCGCTTCCCGGGCGAGATCGGACCCATGGGCGATCGGCGGCTGTGCAAGATCCGCTGCGTCAAGGGCAAGTGGGTGGGTCCGTTGTGCGCCACCAACGAGGAGG ACGATAATGGGAATGTGAAGTTCCAGCCGCTCTACAAGAGCTGCCACGTGAACCGGATACCATCGCACTTGCTGCTCAGCTACCGCAACATTTCAGTG AATGTGGGATGGGATCTGCCGCACGGACACTCGCTGCAGGCGCGCTGCCAGGAGCTGGGCATCTACAAGCTCCTGGGAGAGTCCAGGGTCCTCTGCTCCAACGGCCTGTGGGCTCCGCGGATGCCCAGCTGCGTCCCCACCACGGTGCTGACTAACTACTCGGAGGACAGCGCCCCCTCGATCCGCATAAAGATCTTCAATGGCTCCCACTCCTTTGAGCCATCCGGCGTCATGGCCGTTCCGCCGCACAGCACAGTGCTCATGGACTGCATGTATCCGAGGGTTAGGGGCACTCCGGAGTGGAGCTGGACCAGCTGGTACATGCAGTATTCCACAG GATGGTCTCCTGCCCAGGAGGAGAAAGCGGTGCGCTACCGGCTGAGCATCAAGAATATCGAGAACAACGACTCCGGCACCTTCACCTGCACCTCACCGCGCGGACTGACCAACAGCATTGCCGTCGTGGTGGCCACTTCGACGTGTCCGCAGCTGACAGAGCCGCTGGCGCCGCTCAAGCTGCGCCTCGAGGGCAACAAGCTGGGCCAGCGGGCGCACTACGAGTGCCCCGAGGGCTTCCGGCTGGACGGCGCCTGGAACGCCACCTGCCTGGCCTCCGGCAATTGGTCATCGCCGACGCCGACCTGCCATGCCATTCAGTGTCCGCGTCTGGAGCTGGACGACCCGCACCTCAGCCTGATCGAGCTGAACACCTCGGCATGGGGGCGGGCGGTGTTCAAATGCCAGTGGGGCTTCAAGCTGACCGGACCGGCGCAGCTGGACTGTGAGCCGTCGGGCGTCTGGAGTGGCCCCGTACCGCGTTGCAAAG TCATTCAGTGCGTGATGCCAGTGGCGCCGCTCAACGGGCGCATCGGGGGCACCAGCCTGAGCCAGAGGCGCCTCACCGTGGGCGCCCTGGTCACGTTCAGCTGCAACGACGGGCACAGCCTGGTGGGCGAGTCGAGCATCATCTGCACGGAGAACGGACAGTGGTCGCACTCGCCGCCATTTT GCAAATCGCAGTGCCCCTATCCCGGCGATCCGCCCAACGGGCTGATAGCGCCGctcaagttcaactacgacgCCGGAGACTACCTGAGTGTCCAGTGCCGGCCCGGATTTGTCCAGAGTTACGAGGGTCCGCCCGAGCGGCCCAAATGCCAGCCGGATGGCCGGTGGTCCGGTCCGATGCCGAAGTGCAAGAGCTACGAGGAGGTGTAA
- the LOC117136406 gene encoding probable cytochrome P450 4p2, giving the protein MVWLLWLSVAISVVVHWIYKVNKDYNILAFFARRVRTKDGKPLDSVVPMPKGRTVFANCFDLFGKDSDQVFTHMRQLAKKSGDSYLQYAMGFSTFNVIDAHNAANILNDPNLITKGVIYNFLHPFLRTGVLTATEKKWHTRRGMLTRTFHMDILNQFQEIFIAESLKFVSQFEGQNECIVSLRDRIAKFTLNSICETAMGIKLDEMAEKGDRYRENFHIIDEGFTRRIVNPLYWDDCVYNIFAGHKYNAALKVVHEFSSEIIAKRRVLLEEELENRRATQTADDDICVIRKKRFAMLDTLICAQKDGLIDDIGICEEVDTLMAEGYDTTSIGLVFGLMNMSLYAAQQELCYQEIQEHILDDLSNLNLSQLSKLKYLGYFIKETMRLYPSIPIMGRQTLQETELENGLILPKRSQINIHVFDIHRNAKYWETPEEFRPERFLPENCLKRHPYAYIPFSAGQRNCIGQKYAMQEMKTLMVVILKQFKILPVIDPRSIVFQVGITLRFKNKIKVKLVRRNCV; this is encoded by the exons ATGGTTTGGCTTCTGTGGCTTTCGGTGGCCATAAGTGTGGTCGTCCACTGGATCTACAAGGTAAACAAAGACTACAACATCTTGGCCTTTTTTGCCCGGAGGGTTCGAACCAAGGATGGCAAACCATTGGACAGCGTAGTGCCCATGCCCAAGGGTCGAACTGTGTTCGCCAACTGCTTCGATCTCTTCGGAAAAGACTCTG ACCAGGTATTCACTCACATGCGCCAGTTGGCGAAGAAAAGCGGAGACAGCTATCTGCAGTACGCCATGGGGTTCTCCACCTTCAATGTTATAGATGCGCATAATGCAGCGAACATACTGAATGATCCCAATCTGATAACGAAGGGCgtaatatataattttctaCACCCTTTCCTAAGAACTGGCGTTCTAACAGCGACAG AAAAGAAGTGGCATACGCGACGCGGTATGCTCACTAGGACATTCCACATGGACATATTGAACCAGTTCCAAGAAATCTTTAT aGCGGAAAGCTTGAAGTTCGTTAGTCAGTTCGAAGGACAAAATGAATGTATAGTTTCCTTGAGGGACCGCATAGCCAAATTTACCCTGAACAGCATTTGTG AAACTGCCATGGGAATCAAACTGGATGAAATGGCAGAGAAGGGCGATCGCTACAGGGAGAACTTTCACATAATCGACGAAGGATTTACCAGGCGCATAGTAAACCCGCTCTACTGGGACGATTGTGTATACAACATCTTTGCAGGACACAAGTACAACGCAGCTCTAAAAGTGGTACACGAATTTTCCAGCGAGATAATCGCGAAACGCAGAGTTCTACTTGAGGAGGAGCTGGAAAATCGAAGAGCCACTCAAACGGCTGACGATGATAT ATGCGTGATTAGGAAGAAGCGCTTCGCCATGCTGGACACCTTGATTTGCGCCCAAAAGGATGGACTAATCGACGATATTGGGATTTGTGAGGAGGTGGACACGCTGATGGCTGAGGGTTACGATACCACATCCATTGGTCTGGTTTTCGGACTAATGAATATGTCTCTATATGCCGCTCAACAGGAACTTTGCTACCAGGAGATCCAGGAGCACATTCTGG ACGACCTGAGCAACCTGAACCTAAGTCAACTAAGTAAACTAAAATATCTGGGCTACTTCATAAAGGAAACCATGCGCCTGTATCCTTCGATTCCCATTATGGGTCGTCAGACACTGCAGGAAACGGAGCTGGAGAATGGTCTAATCCTGCCGAAGCGCTCTCAGATTAATATACACGTCTTTGACATCCATCGCAATGCCAAGTACTGGGAAACCCCCGAAGAATTCCGCCCAGAGCGATTCCTACCCGAGAACTGCCTGAAAAGGCATCCTTACGCCTACATTCCATTCAGTGCTGGACAAAGGAACTGCATAG GCCAGAAGTACGCCATGCAGGAGATGAAGACCCTGATGGTGGTCATCCTCAAGCAATTCAAGATCCTGCCTGTTATCGATCCCAGGTCCATTGTCTTCCAAGTGGGCATAACCTTGCgcttcaaaaataaaataaaagtcaaGCTTGTGAGGCGGAATTGCGTTTAG
- the LOC117137146 gene encoding uncharacterized protein LOC117137146, which yields MIVLWLVLALSALLHWLHRANKDYHILSFFTKRIRSKDGTPVKIIAPMPKGKTIFGNTFDLYGRDHAGVFDHSRERAKELGTSYIEYSFGSPIYNIIDADSAENVMNHPNLITKGLVYNFLHPFLRTGLLTSTGKKWHARRKMLTPTFHFNILNQFQEIFKTESQKFLQQFEGQDEVTITLHDVIPRFTLNSICETAMGVKLDEMAEKGDRYRENFSQIEECFIRRLSNPLFWGDKLFEMFAAKDYASALDVVHGFSSEIIAKRRDLLKDELDKSSSTQTADDEGFASKKRFAMLDTLIYAEKDGLIDHSGICEEVDTLMFEGYDTTSIGLIFGLMNMSLNPDKQELCFQEIQEHIDDDLSNLDVSQLNKLKYLEYFMKETMRLFPSVPIMGREAVQETELANGLILPKGAQITIHVFDIHRNAKYWDSPDEFRPERFQPENVQDRHTYAYVPFSAGQRNCIGQKYAMQEMKTLMVVLLKQFKVLKAIDPEKIVFHTGITLRTQDKIRVKLVRRELISVISLARQIRGCGSLKMLFLWLVGAFIVLFQWIYRLNRDYCILGFFAKRIRTKNGQPPESIAPFVKGSTIFANSFDLYGKDHSGVFEHSRDCAKKLGKSYAEYAIGTAIYNVIDADSAEHVLNDPNLINKGTVYFFLHPFLRTGLLTSTGKKWHARRKMLTPTFHFNILNQFQEILITESLKFLEQFKGKDEAVISLNEVIPRFTLNSICETAMGVKLDEMAEKGDRYRENFRQIEECFIRRMSNPLLWSDTLFKMFAEKDYTSALDVVHGFSSEIIAKRRDQLNDDMDSRGNTQTAEDELFTSKKRFAMLDTLILAEKDGLIDHIGICEEVDTLMFEGYDTTSIGLIFGLMNMSLYPEEQEKCYQEIQANIDDELNNLDIGQLNKLKNLEYFIKETMRLFPSVPAMGRETTRETELGNGLILPKGSQIAVHVFDIHRNPEYWDSPEEFRPERFLPENSQNRHTYAYIPFSAGQRNCIGQKFAMQEMKTLMVALLKQFQILPEIDPKTIVFQTGLTLRTKNQIHVKLVRRK from the exons ATGATTGTCTTGTGGCTGGTTCTGGCCCTGAGTGCGCTGCTGCACTGGCTCCACAGAGCCAACAAGGACTACCACATCCTGTCCTTCTTCACCAAAAGAATCCGATCGAAAGATGGAACCCCTGTGAAGATCATCGCTCCCATGCCCAAGGGCAAAACCATATTCGGCAACACCTTCGATCTGTATGGGCGAGATCACG CTGGTGTTTTCGATCACTCGCGTGAGCGTGCTAAGGAATTGGGTACTAGCTACATAGAATATTCCTTTGGATCGCCGATTTACAACATTATCGATGCGGATAGCGCGGAAAATGTGATGAATCATCCCAATCTTATAACCAAGGGGCTCGTCTACAACTTCCTACATCCATTCCTAAGGACGGGCTTGCTGACATCGACGG GCAAAAAATGGCATGCTCGCCGCAAGATGCTCACCCCTACGTTCCATTTCAACATTTTGAACCAGTTCCAGGAGATCTTTAA AACGGAGAGTCAAAAGTTCTTGCAACAATTTGAGGGTCAAGATGAGGTAACCATAACGTTACACGATGTTATTCCGAGATTTACTCTAAACAGTATTTGTG AAACCGCAATGGGTGTTAAGTTGGACGAGATGGCCGAAAAGGGGGATCGATACCGGGAGAACTTCAGTCAGATTGAGGAATGCTTCATTCGTCGCTTGAGTAACCCACTTTTCTGGGGCGACAAGCTCTTCGAAATGTTTGCTGCCAAGGATTACGCATCCGCCCTCGATGTGGTTCATGGCTTTTCGAGCGAGATTATTGCCAAAAGGAGGGATTTGCTAAAGGATGAGCTCGACAAAAGTTCAAGCACCCAGACCGCTGATGATGAGGG CTTTGCCTCAAAGAAGCGTTTCGCCATGCTGGACACCCTAATTTATGCTGAGAAGGATGGCCTCATCGATCACAGTGGCATCTGTGAGGAGGTGGACACTCTGATGTTTGAGGGCTACGATACCACCTCAATTGGCCTCATTTTTGGTCTAATGAACATGTCCCTAAACCCTGACAAGCAAGAGTTATGTTTCCAGGAGATTCAAGAGCACATAGATG ATGACCTGAGCAACTTGGATGTCAGCCAGTTGAACAAGCTCAAGTACCTGGAGTACTTCATGAAGGAAACCATGCGCCTGTTTCCCTCGGTGCCGATTATGGGTCGTGAGGCCGTCCAGGAGACTGAACTGGCCAATGGACTGATCCTGCCAAAGGGTGCACAGATAACCATTCATGTCTTTGACATCCATCGCAATGCCAAGTACTGGGATTCCCCTGATGAGTTCCGACCGGAGAGATTCCAACCCGAAAATGTGCAGGATCGTCACACGTACGCTTATGTTCCTTTCAGTGCTGGACAAAGAAATTGTATTG GTCAAAAGTATGCCATGCAGGAGATGAAAACGCTGATGGTGGTCCTTCTGAAGCAGTTCAAGGTTTTGAAGGCTATCGATCCGGAGAAGATCGTCTTCCATACGGGTATAACGCTGCGCACCCAGGACAAGATTCGCGTAAAGCTTGTGAGGCGAGAGT TGATCTCAGTGATCAGTTTGGCGAGACAAATCCGCGGATGCGGTTCTCTAAAAATGTTATTTCTGTGGCTCGTCGGAGCTTTCATTGTGCTATTTCAGTGGATCTATAGGCTGAACAGGGATTACTGCATTCTCGGATTCTTTGCCAAGAGGATTCGAACCAAGAATGGACAGCCCCCAGAAAGTATTGCTCCGTTCGTGAAGGGCAGTACCATATTTGCCAACAGCTTCGACTTGTATGGCAAAGATCACT CTGGCGTTTTTGAACACTCGCGTGACTGTGCAAAAAAACTGGGCAAAAGCTACGCGGAATACGCAATTGGAACGGCCATCTACAATGTTATAGACGCGGATAGTGCGGAACATGTGCTTAATGATCCAAATCTAATAAACAAGGGAACAGTTTACTTTTTCCTACATCCATTTCTGAGAACTGGGCTGTTGACATCCACAG GAAAGAAATGGCATGCACGACGCAAGATGCTTACCCCAACATTCCATTTCAATATCTTAAACCAGTTTCAGGAAATTTTAAT AACGGAGAGTCTGAAGTTCCTAGAGCAATTCAAAGGCAAAGACGAGGCAGTCATCTCGTTGAACGAAGTCATTCCCAGATTTACTCTGAATAGTATTTGTG AGACGGCTATGGGTGTGAAGCTGGACGAGATGGCCGAGAAGGGGGATCGTTACCGGGAGAACTTCCGTCAGATCGAAGAATGCTTCATTCGTCGCATGAGCAATCCACTTCTATGGAGCGATACACTTTTCAAGATGTTTGCCGAAAAGGATTACACGTCTGCCCTCGATGTGGTCCACGGATTTTCCAGTGAGATTATTGCCAAGAGGAGAGATCAGCTGAATGATGATATGGATAGCAGAGGAAACACTCAGACAGCTGAAGATGAATT ATTTACCAGTAAAAAGCGCTTCGCCATGCTGGACACCCTAATTCTTGCTGAAAAGGATGGCCTCATCGATCACATTGGGATTTGTGAGGAGGTGGACACTCTGATGTTTGAGGGATACGATACTACCTCAATCGGGCTCATCTTTGGACTAATGAACATGTCGTTATATCCCGAGGAGCAAGAAAAATGCTACCAAGAGATCCAGGCTAACATAGATG ATGAGTTAAACAACTTGGACATTGGGCAGTTGAACAAATTGAAGAACCTGGAATACTTTATCAAGGAAACCATGCGCCTGTTTCCCTCTGTTCCCGCCATGGGTAGGGAAACTACGCGGGAAACTGAACTGGGAAACGGTCTCATCTTGCCAAAGGGCTCCCAGATTGCTGTTCATGTCTTCGACATCCATCGCAATCCCGAATACTGGGATTCCCCCGAAGAGTTCCGCCCGGAGAGATTCCTGCCCGAAAACTCGCAGAACCGTCACACCTACGCCTATATTCCATTCAGTGCTGGTCAGAGAAATTGCATAG GTCAAAAATTTGCCATGCAGGAGATGAAAACCCTAATGGTGGCCCTACTGAAGCAGTTCCAAATTCTACCGGAAATCGATCCGAAGACAATTGTGTTTCAAACTGGCCTAACACTGCGGACCAAGAACCAGATTCACGTGAAGCTCGTGAGGAGAAAATGA